The Brachybacterium huguangmaarense genome contains a region encoding:
- a CDS encoding ATP-dependent DNA helicase: MDAAVRAVGGDARPGQAAMAEAVDTAMRGHRHLLVQAGTGTGKSLAYLVPALRHAVESRRTVVVSTATIALQSQIVRKDLPRLVEALAPELPRTPTYSLLKGRSNYVCLHKVDGGYPDDLDPQALFSEAAAGGEREGSERLGEQVRRLREWAETTDTGDRDDLAAPVSDRAWRQVSVTGAQCLGSSCPMVEACFAERNRAIARDVDLVVTNHALMAIDAFDGHGILPEHDVLVVDEAHDLVSRVTSAVTETLTAPMVRGAVRELRGLGMAATALDDAGESLRDALAQMPDGRVIGDLPPGMLDALVLLRTEARTAHSDAKDAGEQGSATAAGARKAVRANLQEILDVCERLVAPDEDDVVSVSHSELTGRSSIQVAPLSVAGAMRGAVLEDRTVVLTSATLALGGRFEPPAGSIGLRAADRQEVESSPRGGGSSAWSGLDVGSPFEYARQGILYIARHLPPPGREGPSLSMLDHLTELVEASRGGALCLFSSRRGAQLAAEHVRARSALPIGLQGEDSITNLVRRFREDETTSLFGTLSLWQGVDVQGRACRLVTIDRIPFPRPDDPLTAARQERIGARGGNGFMAISAQHAALLLAQGAGRLIRSAEDRGMVAVLDPRLATAHYGSFLVSAMPPLWRTQDPEVALGALGRLARV, from the coding sequence ATGGACGCCGCGGTCCGCGCCGTGGGCGGGGACGCGCGCCCCGGGCAGGCGGCGATGGCCGAGGCCGTCGACACCGCGATGCGCGGGCACCGGCACCTGCTCGTCCAGGCGGGCACCGGCACCGGCAAGTCCCTGGCCTACCTGGTGCCGGCCCTGCGCCACGCGGTCGAGTCCCGTCGCACGGTCGTCGTCTCCACGGCGACGATCGCGCTGCAGTCGCAGATCGTGCGCAAGGACCTGCCGCGGCTCGTCGAGGCCCTCGCCCCCGAGCTGCCGCGCACCCCCACCTACTCGCTGCTCAAGGGCCGCAGCAACTACGTGTGCCTGCACAAGGTCGACGGCGGCTACCCGGACGACCTCGACCCCCAGGCCCTGTTCTCCGAAGCGGCCGCCGGCGGCGAGCGCGAGGGCTCCGAGCGCCTGGGCGAACAGGTGCGCCGTCTGCGGGAGTGGGCCGAGACCACCGACACGGGGGACCGCGACGACCTCGCCGCCCCGGTCTCCGACCGCGCCTGGCGGCAGGTCTCGGTCACGGGCGCGCAGTGCCTGGGCAGCTCGTGCCCGATGGTCGAGGCCTGCTTCGCCGAGCGCAACCGCGCGATCGCACGCGACGTCGACCTCGTCGTGACCAACCACGCCCTGATGGCGATCGACGCGTTCGACGGCCACGGCATCCTGCCCGAGCACGACGTGCTCGTCGTCGACGAGGCCCACGACCTCGTGTCCCGCGTGACGAGCGCCGTGACCGAGACGCTCACCGCCCCCATGGTGCGCGGGGCCGTGCGCGAGCTGCGCGGGCTCGGCATGGCCGCGACCGCCCTCGACGACGCGGGGGAGAGCCTGCGCGACGCCCTCGCCCAGATGCCCGACGGGCGCGTCATCGGCGACCTGCCGCCGGGCATGCTCGACGCGCTCGTGCTGCTGCGCACGGAGGCCCGCACCGCCCACTCCGACGCCAAGGACGCGGGGGAGCAGGGGAGCGCGACCGCGGCCGGCGCCCGCAAGGCCGTGCGCGCCAACCTGCAGGAGATCCTCGACGTGTGCGAGCGCCTCGTGGCGCCCGACGAGGACGACGTCGTCTCGGTCTCCCATTCCGAGCTCACGGGGCGCAGCAGCATCCAGGTGGCCCCGCTCAGCGTGGCCGGGGCGATGCGCGGCGCCGTGCTCGAGGACCGCACGGTCGTGCTGACGTCTGCGACCCTGGCCCTCGGCGGCCGCTTCGAGCCGCCCGCCGGCAGCATCGGTCTGCGGGCCGCCGACCGGCAGGAGGTCGAGTCCAGCCCGCGCGGCGGCGGCTCCTCGGCATGGAGCGGCCTCGACGTCGGCAGCCCCTTCGAGTACGCACGCCAGGGCATCCTCTACATCGCGCGGCACCTGCCGCCGCCGGGCCGCGAGGGCCCGTCGCTCTCGATGCTCGATCACCTGACCGAGCTCGTGGAGGCCTCGCGCGGGGGAGCGCTGTGCCTGTTCTCCTCGCGGCGCGGGGCCCAGCTCGCGGCCGAGCACGTGCGCGCCCGCAGCGCCCTGCCCATCGGACTGCAGGGGGAGGACTCGATCACCAACCTCGTGCGGCGCTTCCGCGAGGACGAGACGACGAGCCTGTTCGGCACCCTCTCGCTGTGGCAGGGCGTCGACGTGCAGGGTCGCGCGTGCCGCCTCGTGACGATCGACCGGATCCCGTTCCCGCGGCCCGACGACCCCCTCACGGCCGCGCGCCAGGAGCGCATCGGCGCCCGCGGCGGCAACGGCTTCATGGCCATCTCCGCGCAGCACGCGGCGCTGCTGCTGGCGCAGGGCGCCGGCCGCCTGATCCGCTCGGCCGAGGACCGCGGCATGGTGGCGGTGCTCGACCCCCGGCTCGCGACGGCGCACTACGGCTCGTTCCTGGTGAGCGCGATGCCGCCGCTGTGGCGCACTCAGGACCCCGAGGTCGCGCTCGGCGCGCTCGGGAGGCTCGCCCGCGTGTGA
- the miaA gene encoding tRNA (adenosine(37)-N6)-dimethylallyltransferase MiaA, with the protein MPRPPLIAVVGATATGKSDLAVELALALDGEVVNADAMQLYRGMDIGTAKITVAERRGVPHHLLDVLDVTEEASVSRYQREGRAAFSAIRERGRSPIVVGGSGLYVRALLDEIEFPPTDAAVRGRLEQRAREIGPAALHRELATSDPEAAALIGPQDTRRIVRALEVGQLTGRSFRAFLPRPVHHEAGTVQLGLRRERAALHERIARRVDTMVSQGLLAETARLREHGLDRGVTARRAIGYEQALAVLDSTMTCEQAVEATVVGTRRLVRKQDTWFRRDRRVRWLDVDETTSPVTLRDRALDLLAQPAS; encoded by the coding sequence ATGCCCCGTCCGCCCCTGATCGCCGTCGTCGGCGCGACCGCGACGGGCAAGTCCGACCTCGCCGTCGAGCTGGCCCTCGCCCTCGACGGGGAGGTGGTCAACGCCGACGCGATGCAGCTCTACCGCGGCATGGACATCGGCACCGCCAAGATCACCGTCGCCGAGCGTCGCGGCGTGCCCCACCACCTGCTCGACGTGCTCGACGTGACCGAGGAGGCGAGCGTCTCCCGCTACCAGCGCGAGGGACGGGCCGCGTTCTCCGCGATCCGCGAACGCGGGCGCTCCCCCATCGTGGTCGGGGGGTCGGGGCTGTACGTCCGGGCCCTGCTCGACGAGATCGAGTTCCCGCCCACCGACGCCGCTGTGCGCGGACGCCTCGAGCAGCGCGCCCGCGAGATCGGCCCCGCCGCGCTGCATCGCGAGCTCGCCACGAGCGACCCGGAGGCCGCCGCCCTGATCGGCCCCCAGGACACCCGCCGGATCGTGCGGGCCCTCGAGGTCGGCCAGCTCACCGGCCGGAGCTTCCGCGCCTTCCTGCCACGCCCCGTCCACCACGAGGCCGGCACCGTCCAGCTCGGGCTCCGGCGCGAGCGGGCGGCGCTGCACGAGCGCATCGCGCGTCGGGTCGACACGATGGTCTCCCAGGGCCTGCTCGCCGAGACGGCACGCCTGCGCGAGCACGGCCTCGACCGCGGCGTCACCGCCCGTCGCGCCATCGGCTACGAGCAGGCGCTCGCCGTGCTCGACTCCACGATGACGTGCGAGCAGGCCGTCGAGGCCACCGTGGTCGGCACCCGTCGGCTCGTCCGCAAGCAGGACACCTGGTTCCGCCGCGATCGCCGCGTGCGCTGGCTCGACGTGGACGAGACCACGAGTCCCGTCACGCTGCGCGACCGGGCCCTGGACCTGCTCGCGCAGCCCGCGTCGTGA
- a CDS encoding YbjN domain-containing protein, with translation MTSPTDYRLPDDDSSLEALSLQRVEACLERHGYAFIEDDEHPDILRARFDSYPFLFLLAGEHKTILQTRARWNHSVDVARKVEMVKLCNEWNMNRIWPKVYVRREAETVLGMYGEVAIDFGTGAKDEQIDRSIECGLTTIISFFHDLEERLGSSVDELDD, from the coding sequence GTGACCTCCCCGACCGACTATCGACTCCCCGACGACGACAGCTCCCTCGAGGCGCTGTCCCTCCAGCGCGTCGAGGCGTGCCTCGAGCGTCATGGGTATGCGTTCATCGAGGACGACGAGCACCCCGACATCCTGCGGGCGCGCTTCGACTCCTACCCGTTCCTGTTCCTGCTCGCGGGCGAGCACAAGACCATCCTGCAGACGCGGGCGCGCTGGAACCACTCGGTCGACGTGGCGCGCAAGGTCGAGATGGTCAAGCTCTGCAACGAGTGGAACATGAACCGGATCTGGCCCAAGGTCTATGTGCGCCGCGAGGCGGAGACCGTGCTGGGCATGTACGGCGAGGTCGCGATCGACTTCGGCACCGGCGCCAAGGACGAGCAGATCGACCGCTCGATCGAGTGCGGCCTCACCACGATCATCTCGTTCTTCCACGATCTCGAGGAGCGGCTCGGCTCGAGCGTCGACGAGCTCGACGACTGA
- a CDS encoding DUF3046 domain-containing protein, translating to MRRSEFSALSGHVFGPTLAATYTRELVLPALGGRTAQAALAEGEDVRRVWNALCDAMEVPESRRWEIPPDQRHRR from the coding sequence GTGCGCCGCAGCGAGTTCTCCGCGCTGTCCGGCCATGTCTTCGGGCCGACGCTCGCCGCGACCTACACGCGTGAGCTGGTCCTCCCCGCGCTCGGTGGGCGCACCGCCCAGGCGGCGCTCGCCGAGGGCGAGGACGTGCGCCGGGTGTGGAACGCCCTGTGCGACGCGATGGAGGTCCCCGAGTCCCGACGCTGGGAGATCCCGCCCGACCAGCGCCACCGCCGCTGA
- a CDS encoding class I SAM-dependent methyltransferase — protein sequence MTEHYFSETSATDAARRPLRVRLAGAERDLVSSAAVFSGGGLDKATAVLLDRLDVLPAVPARATVVDVGCGWGPIALSAALLHPDATVWAVDVSQRARELTRENATRLGLEDRLHVVAPDEVPADLVPDVIWSNPPIRIGKDALRALLLEWTGRLAPSGWAGLVVGRNLGADPLAAWLDARLPRRSVTKAASAKGFRVLEVSPER from the coding sequence GTGACCGAGCACTACTTCTCCGAGACCTCCGCGACCGATGCGGCGCGCCGCCCGCTGCGGGTGCGCCTGGCAGGCGCCGAGCGCGACCTCGTGTCCTCGGCCGCGGTCTTCAGCGGCGGCGGTCTCGACAAGGCCACGGCGGTGCTGCTCGACCGGCTCGACGTGCTGCCCGCCGTGCCCGCACGCGCGACCGTCGTCGACGTCGGCTGCGGCTGGGGGCCGATCGCGCTGAGCGCGGCCCTGCTGCACCCGGACGCGACGGTGTGGGCGGTCGACGTCTCGCAGCGGGCCCGGGAGCTGACGCGCGAGAACGCGACCCGGCTCGGGCTCGAGGATCGCCTGCACGTGGTCGCCCCCGACGAGGTGCCCGCGGATCTCGTGCCCGACGTGATCTGGTCCAACCCGCCGATCCGGATCGGCAAGGACGCGCTGCGGGCGCTGCTGCTGGAGTGGACGGGCCGCCTCGCGCCGTCGGGCTGGGCCGGGCTCGTGGTGGGCCGCAACCTGGGGGCCGATCCGCTCGCCGCGTGGCTCGACGCCCGCCTGCCGCGTCGCTCGGTCACCAAGGCCGCGAGCGCCAAGGGGTTCCGGGTGCTCGAGGTCTCCCCCGAGCGCTGA
- the dapF gene encoding diaminopimelate epimerase, translating to MTTVPLRFVKGHGARNDFVLLLDPDGRTALTAERAARLAERTAGLGADGVIRVVRTAAAGVDAPAAAPEWFMDYRNADGSIAEMCGNGTRVFAACLDREGLVHGDAFSIWTRAGERRIEILERPAHDSRWQIRTGMGRSTVPGTRRTVRVAGRDLEALDVDMGNPHAVAMLPEDLRLEDLDLTVAPPLDPPAPHGANVELVVPRGERHVAMRVHERGSGETLACGTGACAVAVAAALHAGDGSRAPWRVDLPGGMLTVGWTAEGEVTLAGPAELVAEGALLV from the coding sequence ATGACCACCGTCCCGCTCCGCTTCGTCAAGGGGCACGGCGCCCGCAACGACTTCGTGCTGCTGCTGGACCCCGACGGCCGGACCGCGCTCACGGCCGAGCGCGCCGCGCGCCTGGCCGAGCGCACCGCGGGCCTCGGCGCCGACGGCGTGATCCGCGTGGTGCGCACGGCCGCCGCCGGCGTCGACGCGCCCGCCGCGGCGCCCGAGTGGTTCATGGACTATCGCAACGCCGACGGCTCGATCGCCGAGATGTGCGGCAACGGGACGCGCGTCTTCGCGGCGTGCCTCGACCGCGAGGGCCTCGTGCACGGCGATGCGTTCTCGATCTGGACCCGCGCCGGCGAGCGGCGCATCGAGATCCTCGAGCGCCCCGCGCACGACTCGCGATGGCAGATCCGCACGGGCATGGGGCGCTCCACGGTGCCCGGCACCCGGCGCACCGTGCGCGTCGCCGGCCGGGACCTCGAGGCTCTCGACGTCGACATGGGCAACCCCCACGCGGTCGCGATGCTGCCCGAGGACCTGCGGCTCGAGGACCTCGACCTCACGGTCGCGCCGCCGCTCGACCCGCCCGCCCCGCACGGGGCCAACGTCGAGCTCGTGGTGCCGCGCGGGGAGCGCCATGTCGCGATGCGCGTCCACGAGCGCGGCTCGGGGGAGACGCTCGCCTGCGGCACGGGCGCGTGCGCCGTGGCCGTCGCCGCGGCGCTGCACGCCGGGGACGGCTCACGCGCCCCGTGGCGGGTCGACCTGCCCGGCGGCATGCTCACCGTCGGCTGGACCGCGGAGGGCGAGGTGACCCTCGCCGGTCCCGCCGAGCTCGTCGCCGAGGGCGCCCTGCTCGTCTGA
- the recA gene encoding recombinase RecA codes for MPASKSAASPKSAVSASKDRASSLDNALAQIDRQFGKGSIMRLGDDSRPPVEVIPTGSVALDVALGIGGLPRGRIVEIYGPESSGKTTVALHAVASAQRNGGIAAFIDAEHALDPEYAKKLGVDTDALLVSQPDTGEQALEIADMLVRSGALDVIVIDSVAALVPKAEIEGEMGDSHVGLQARLMSQALRKLTGALSSTGTTAIFINQLREKIGVFFGSPETTTGGKALKFYASVRMDIRRIETLKSGQDSVGNRTRVKVVKNKMAPPFKQAEFDILYGEGISREGGLIDLGVEHGIVRKSGAWFTYEGDQLGQGKENARQFLKDNPDLAVDIEHKILRTLGVGAYAQEQAVEEAADALGEDEFLDEDVPATI; via the coding sequence ATGCCCGCATCGAAGTCCGCCGCCTCACCGAAGTCCGCCGTCTCGGCGAGCAAGGATCGCGCGTCCTCTCTCGACAACGCCCTCGCCCAGATCGACCGCCAGTTCGGCAAGGGGTCGATCATGCGCCTGGGAGACGACTCCCGGCCGCCGGTCGAGGTCATCCCCACCGGCTCCGTCGCCCTCGACGTCGCCCTCGGCATCGGCGGCCTGCCGCGCGGCCGCATCGTCGAGATCTACGGCCCCGAGTCCTCGGGCAAGACCACGGTGGCGCTCCATGCCGTCGCGAGCGCCCAGCGCAACGGCGGCATCGCCGCGTTCATCGACGCCGAGCACGCCCTGGACCCGGAGTACGCCAAGAAGCTCGGCGTGGACACCGACGCCCTCCTGGTCTCCCAGCCCGACACGGGCGAGCAGGCCCTCGAGATCGCCGACATGCTCGTGCGCTCGGGCGCCCTCGACGTGATCGTGATCGACTCGGTCGCCGCTCTCGTGCCCAAGGCCGAGATCGAGGGCGAGATGGGCGACTCCCACGTGGGTCTCCAGGCCCGCCTCATGTCCCAGGCGCTGCGCAAGCTGACCGGCGCCCTGTCCTCGACCGGCACCACCGCGATCTTCATCAACCAGCTGCGCGAGAAGATCGGCGTGTTCTTCGGCAGCCCCGAGACCACGACCGGCGGCAAGGCGCTGAAGTTCTACGCCTCGGTCCGCATGGACATCCGCCGCATCGAGACCCTGAAGTCCGGCCAGGACTCCGTGGGCAACCGCACGCGCGTCAAGGTGGTCAAGAACAAGATGGCCCCGCCCTTCAAGCAGGCCGAGTTCGACATCCTCTACGGCGAGGGCATCTCGCGCGAGGGCGGCCTGATCGACCTGGGCGTCGAGCACGGCATCGTCCGCAAGTCCGGCGCCTGGTTCACCTACGAGGGCGACCAGCTGGGCCAGGGCAAGGAGAACGCGCGCCAGTTCCTCAAGGACAACCCGGATCTCGCGGTCGACATCGAGCACAAGATCCTGCGCACCCTCGGGGTCGGCGCCTACGCCCAGGAGCAGGCCGTCGAGGAGGCCGCCGACGCCCTCGGCGAGGACGAGTTCCTCGACGAGGACGTCCCGGCGACCATCTGA
- the miaB gene encoding tRNA (N6-isopentenyl adenosine(37)-C2)-methylthiotransferase MiaB encodes MSITVPAPHSPAPAAPQAPAPADPPRGTYQVRTFGCQMNVHDSERLTGLLEGAGYVPAPAGSDASRGEVDVVVFNTCAVRENADNKLYGNLGALRPAKRANPGMQIAVGGCLAQKDRSGIVERAPWVDVVFGTHNIGSLPVLLERSRHNHEAQVEILESLEVFPSTLPTRRESVYAAWVSISVGCNNTCTFCIVPSLRGKEKDRRPGDVLAEVRDVVDAGAIEVTLLGQNVNSYGVEFGDRAAFAKLLRACGEVEGLERVRFTSPHPAMFTDDVIDAMAETSAVMPQLHMPLQSGSDRMLKAMRRSYRSSRFFGILDRVRDRIPEAAITTDIIVGFPGETEEDFQATLDVVEASRFASAFTFQYSIRPGTPAATMADQVPKAVVQERYERLTALQDRIAAEENRRLEGSLVEVLIAEGEGERDRETHRVSGRARDNRLVHLALPEDLPASERPRPGDVVTATVTRGAPHYLIADSALGTTAATRDPRAFSVRRTRSGEEWERRRAEPDDACGTGACGTSSPAPRGPVTLGLPSLRPR; translated from the coding sequence ATGTCGATCACCGTGCCCGCCCCGCACAGCCCTGCCCCGGCCGCCCCGCAGGCCCCGGCCCCCGCCGATCCGCCCCGCGGCACCTACCAGGTGCGCACCTTCGGGTGCCAGATGAACGTCCACGACTCCGAGCGCCTCACGGGCCTGCTCGAAGGTGCGGGCTACGTGCCCGCCCCCGCCGGCTCCGACGCCTCCCGCGGCGAGGTCGACGTGGTCGTCTTCAACACGTGCGCCGTGCGCGAGAACGCCGACAACAAGCTCTACGGCAACCTGGGGGCCCTCCGGCCCGCCAAGCGCGCCAACCCGGGCATGCAGATCGCGGTGGGCGGCTGCCTGGCCCAGAAGGACCGCTCGGGCATCGTCGAGCGGGCCCCGTGGGTCGACGTCGTCTTCGGCACCCACAACATCGGCTCCCTGCCCGTGCTGCTCGAGCGCTCGCGGCACAACCACGAGGCCCAGGTCGAGATCCTCGAGTCCCTCGAGGTCTTCCCCTCGACCCTGCCCACCCGCCGCGAGAGCGTGTACGCCGCGTGGGTCTCGATCTCCGTGGGCTGCAACAACACGTGCACCTTCTGCATCGTCCCGTCGCTGCGCGGCAAGGAGAAGGACCGCCGCCCGGGCGACGTGCTCGCCGAGGTCCGCGACGTCGTGGACGCCGGCGCCATCGAGGTGACCCTGCTGGGCCAGAACGTCAACTCCTACGGGGTCGAGTTCGGCGATCGCGCCGCCTTCGCGAAGCTGCTGCGGGCCTGCGGCGAGGTCGAGGGCCTCGAGCGGGTCCGGTTCACCTCGCCGCACCCGGCGATGTTCACCGACGACGTGATCGACGCGATGGCCGAGACCTCCGCCGTCATGCCGCAGCTGCACATGCCGCTGCAGTCGGGCTCGGATCGGATGCTCAAGGCGATGCGACGCTCCTACCGCTCGAGCAGGTTCTTCGGCATCCTCGACCGGGTGCGCGACCGCATCCCCGAGGCGGCCATCACGACCGACATCATCGTCGGCTTCCCGGGGGAGACCGAGGAGGACTTCCAGGCGACCCTCGACGTGGTCGAGGCCTCGCGCTTCGCGAGCGCCTTCACGTTCCAGTACTCGATCCGGCCCGGCACGCCCGCGGCCACGATGGCCGACCAGGTCCCCAAGGCCGTCGTCCAGGAGCGCTACGAACGGCTCACGGCGCTCCAGGACCGCATCGCCGCCGAGGAGAACCGCCGCCTCGAGGGCAGCCTCGTCGAGGTCCTCATCGCCGAGGGGGAGGGGGAGCGCGACCGCGAGACCCACCGCGTGTCCGGGCGTGCCCGCGACAACCGCCTCGTGCACCTCGCCCTGCCCGAGGACCTCCCCGCCTCCGAGCGCCCCCGCCCGGGTGACGTCGTGACCGCGACCGTCACGCGCGGCGCGCCCCACTACCTGATCGCCGACAGCGCCCTGGGCACGACGGCCGCGACGCGCGACCCGCGCGCCTTCTCGGTGCGCCGCACCCGCAGCGGCGAGGAGTGGGAACGTCGCCGGGCCGAGCCCGACGACGCGTGCGGCACGGGCGCTTGCGGGACCTCGTCACCCGCTCCGCGGGGGCCGGTCACCCTCGGCCTGCCGAGTCTGCGCCCTCGCTGA
- the lexA gene encoding transcriptional repressor LexA yields MTPTTPSDPALTDGGAPSSELSARQRTILETIAAAIASRGYPPTMREIGDAVGLTSPSSVSHQLQALERKGFLRRDPKRPRAMEIVMPDDAGDPGEPVAEALPSSPSVAVPLVGRIAAGVPITAQEQVEDVFTLPEQLVGSGDLFLLAVVGDSMVDAAICDGDWVVVRSQNVAEKGEIVAAMIDGEATVKTFVQRDGHIWLMPHNPSFAPILGDDAEILGKVVAVLRTV; encoded by the coding sequence ATGACGCCGACCACGCCGAGCGATCCCGCCCTCACGGACGGCGGGGCGCCGTCGAGCGAGCTGTCCGCGCGCCAGCGCACGATCCTCGAGACCATCGCGGCGGCCATCGCCTCGCGCGGCTACCCGCCGACGATGCGCGAGATCGGGGACGCCGTCGGCCTCACCTCGCCGTCCTCGGTGTCCCATCAGCTGCAGGCGCTCGAGCGCAAGGGCTTCCTGCGCCGCGACCCCAAGCGTCCGCGGGCGATGGAGATCGTCATGCCGGACGACGCCGGGGATCCGGGCGAGCCCGTGGCCGAGGCGCTGCCCTCCTCCCCCTCTGTCGCCGTGCCGCTCGTCGGCCGGATCGCCGCGGGGGTGCCGATCACGGCGCAGGAGCAGGTCGAGGACGTGTTCACCCTGCCCGAGCAGCTCGTGGGCAGCGGCGACCTGTTCCTGCTGGCCGTCGTCGGGGACTCGATGGTCGACGCCGCCATCTGCGACGGCGACTGGGTCGTCGTGCGCTCGCAGAACGTCGCCGAGAAGGGCGAGATCGTCGCGGCCATGATCGACGGCGAGGCGACCGTCAAGACCTTCGTCCAGCGCGACGGGCACATCTGGCTCATGCCCCACAACCCCTCGTTCGCCCCCATCCTCGGGGACGACGCCGAGATCCTCGGCAAGGTCGTCGCGGTCCTGCGCACCGTCTGA
- a CDS encoding regulatory protein RecX, with translation MTSPHDDGPARSDPRRAVVHALERRSAALVAEGPRTVTEQEAAFDRAVVHECRYLLRLLSARRRSEHELRARLREREVPRAVAAETIARTARAGLIDDAAFARDWVAQRRELRGLSDEALRRELETRGVAGDLIATALALGETDEEDRARALVRSRLARDERALREDTDGSMRGKVARRLDALLRRKGYDGALALRVISTELRAVTGR, from the coding sequence ATGACCTCGCCGCACGACGACGGCCCGGCCCGGAGCGATCCGCGCCGGGCCGTCGTCCACGCCCTCGAGCGCCGCAGCGCGGCCCTCGTCGCCGAGGGCCCGCGCACCGTGACCGAGCAGGAGGCGGCGTTCGACCGCGCCGTCGTGCACGAGTGCCGCTACCTGCTGCGCCTGCTGTCCGCGCGCCGGCGCTCCGAGCACGAGCTGCGCGCCCGTCTGCGCGAGCGTGAGGTGCCGCGCGCGGTCGCGGCCGAGACGATCGCCCGCACGGCCCGGGCCGGGCTGATCGACGACGCGGCCTTCGCCCGGGACTGGGTCGCCCAGCGCCGGGAGCTGCGCGGCCTGTCCGACGAGGCCCTGCGCCGTGAGCTCGAGACCCGCGGCGTGGCCGGCGACCTCATCGCGACCGCCCTCGCCCTCGGCGAGACCGACGAGGAGGACCGCGCCCGAGCCCTCGTGCGCTCGCGCCTCGCGCGCGACGAGCGAGCACTGCGCGAGGACACCGACGGCTCGATGCGCGGCAAGGTCGCCCGGCGCCTGGACGCCCTGCTGCGTCGCAAGGGCTACGACGGCGCTCTCGCGCTGCGCGTGATCTCGACCGAACTGCGCGCCGTGACCGGTCGCTGA
- the hflX gene encoding GTPase HflX has translation MPITFHPDPEPDTDVAGGTARDGDERGRDELTARILARGDASISATTYSSDTDGEQLDLADRHALRRVAGIRTDIEDVTEVEYRSLRLERVVLAGIYTSGDVADAENSLRELAALAETAGSEVLDGIMQRRNHPDPATFLGKGKAAELAEIVAETGADTVVADGELAPSQRRALEDVVKVKVIDRTALILDIFAQHAQSREGKAQVELAQLEYLLPRLRGWGESMSRQAGGRVAGGAGIGSRGPGETKIELDRRRIRTRMSKLRREIRDMAPSRQAKRADRKRRDVPAVAIAGYTNAGKSSLLNRLTGAGVLVENALFATLDPTVRRAVTPDGREFTFADTVGFVRHLPTELVEAFRSTLEEVGDADLLLHVVDASHPDPEGQIRAVRSVLGDIEGFDVPEIIVLNKADIAEPETIARIRSQVELSAVVSARTGEGVEELRELIAEHLPRPAVEVDLVVPYTRGDLVSRVHETGEILSEEHVEQGTHLHARVDAALAAELTAAA, from the coding sequence GTGCCCATCACCTTCCATCCGGACCCCGAACCCGACACCGACGTCGCCGGGGGCACCGCACGGGACGGGGACGAGCGCGGACGGGACGAGCTGACCGCCCGGATCCTCGCCCGCGGCGACGCCTCGATCTCCGCGACCACGTACTCCTCGGACACCGACGGGGAGCAGCTCGACCTCGCCGACCGCCACGCCCTGCGCCGCGTCGCCGGCATCCGCACCGACATCGAGGACGTCACCGAGGTCGAGTACCGCTCCCTGCGCCTCGAGCGCGTCGTGCTCGCCGGGATCTACACGAGCGGCGACGTCGCGGACGCCGAGAACAGCCTGCGCGAGCTCGCGGCGCTCGCCGAGACCGCCGGCTCCGAGGTGCTCGACGGCATCATGCAGCGGCGCAACCATCCCGATCCCGCGACCTTCCTGGGCAAGGGCAAGGCCGCCGAGCTCGCCGAGATCGTCGCCGAGACGGGCGCCGACACGGTCGTGGCCGACGGCGAGCTGGCCCCCAGCCAGCGTCGTGCGCTCGAGGACGTCGTCAAGGTCAAGGTCATCGACCGCACCGCGCTCATCCTCGACATCTTCGCCCAGCACGCCCAGTCCCGCGAGGGCAAGGCGCAGGTCGAGCTCGCCCAGCTCGAGTACCTGCTGCCGCGCCTGCGCGGCTGGGGCGAGTCGATGTCGCGGCAGGCCGGCGGCCGCGTCGCGGGCGGCGCGGGCATCGGCTCGCGCGGCCCCGGCGAGACGAAGATCGAGCTCGACCGCCGCCGCATCCGCACCCGCATGTCCAAGCTGCGCCGCGAGATCCGCGACATGGCGCCGTCGCGCCAGGCCAAGCGCGCCGACCGCAAGCGCCGCGACGTGCCCGCCGTCGCGATCGCCGGGTACACCAACGCCGGCAAGTCCTCGCTCCTGAACCGGCTCACCGGCGCCGGGGTGCTCGTCGAGAACGCGCTGTTCGCGACGCTCGACCCGACCGTGCGGCGGGCGGTGACGCCCGACGGCCGCGAGTTCACCTTCGCCGACACGGTCGGCTTCGTGCGGCACCTGCCCACCGAGCTCGTCGAGGCCTTCCGCTCGACCCTCGAGGAGGTCGGCGACGCCGATCTGCTGCTGCACGTCGTCGACGCCTCCCACCCCGACCCCGAGGGGCAGATCCGCGCGGTCCGCTCCGTGCTCGGCGACATCGAGGGCTTCGACGTGCCCGAGATCATCGTGCTCAACAAGGCCGACATCGCCGAGCCCGAGACGATCGCCCGGATCCGCAGCCAGGTCGAGCTGTCGGCCGTCGTCTCGGCACGCACGGGCGAGGGCGTCGAGGAGCTGCGCGAGCTGATCGCCGAGCACCTCCCGCGACCCGCCGTCGAGGTGGACCTGGTCGTCCCGTACACGCGCGGGGACCTCGTCTCGCGCGTCCACGAGACGGGCGAGATCCTGAGCGAGGAGCACGTCGAGCAGGGCACGCATCTGCACGCCCGGGTCGACGCGGCGCTCGCCGCCGAGCTCACCGCCGCGGCGTGA